The genomic segment GATCTTGCACGAGGGGGAGAGCAATCGACCCCTCGCAGAACTTGAAGCTGAGTCGGTCGCCTTTGTCGTCTGTGGAGCCCTCGGCGTTGACACTGGTGAGTACTCCTTTGGTTATGTCAGCTCCTGGGCTGGTGGATCTGAGGAGGCAATCCGTGCCATCCACTCAACAGCAGGGTGCATGCAGCGTGGTGCCAAAGTCATCGTTGATGGAGTTTGTCAAATGATGAACAGCCGGGTGGATGATCGGGTGGCGGGGTGAATGACCCTGCCACCAATGTTCACGACTACTTGACACTCAAATAGCGAATGATGATAGAACCAACGTCTGACCAACTCCCTAGGCTCTTGATCGGGAGGTGCAGATGGCAAGCGAAATTGAGAACAGGCTGCCGTCATTGGTCCGAAACGACGTGTTCATCCTGGGTGCTGGATTCTCTAAGGCGATCAATGACGTGATGCCTGTCGCCAGTGAGCTTCTTGAACCGATTCTCAACGAGTTGCAGAACGAGTACTTCGAGGGGCCAAGAGGGAACGAGGGATTCGAGCAGTGGCTTTCCCGTTTGGCTGAACCCCAGCCGTACTTAAGCGCCGATGTGAACCTTGAGCGGTCAGCTGCCTTCATGAAGGTTAGTCGTGCAATCGCAGAAGTACTGACCCGTCGCGAGCAAGGCGTACTCAAGGATCAACTCCCAGAGTGGTTCGCCAAACTCCTCTTTGCTTGGCACATTCGTCAAGCTACGGTGATCAGCTTCAATTACGACAACCTGGTGGAGTGTGGAGTCAACACACAGTATTTGCCGATGTTCGACCGTTACCCCATCAGTGTCGGTGATGTCCTGCGTCGCATTCCTCACCTACCACCATCTAGGCAATCGGACGATTCAAGAATTTCGACGACGGTTCATGGTGGGGTCAGATCAATGGCAGGGGACTATTTGGACCAACCAGAACCGTGGGAGAACACTTTTCGCCTGATCAAACTCCATGGCTCAATCTCTTGGTATTGGGTCCCTAACGATGCGACTGGAACCACCTTGCAGCGTTGGCCGGATGTCGGTAGCTTTGGAGCACCACCAGGGAATCAACTCCCGAGGATCAGAAGAGACCTTCCTGGGCGAGAGGTCTTTATTGCCCCTCCGTCTTCCACGAAGTCGCGCTACCTCTCCAACCCAGTGATTCGTCAACTCTGGTCCGACGCGCTCGAAAAATTACAACAGGCCGATCGCGTGTTCATCCTGGGTTACTCGATGCCCACCGAAGATCAGGCCGCGATGGGACTATTGCTTGAAGGCTTGCGCCAGTCTGGGGTCGAGATCCACATTGTTGATTGTTGCGCTGATCCCGTCAAAGAGCGACTGGTCAACCTAATCCAGAATCGCCACGATCGCAGGATCGCTACTGGGGATGAACCACCAACGAACAGCGAGATTATGACCACTGCAGGAGGCAGCCCGGTCAAGCGCTTTACCCAGAGCTACTTTCACCAGCTTGCTAAAGAGGGCACCAGCAATCTACTGCAGTTTGCCAAGGATCTACCATCCATCACCTCCGAATTCCTGGAACGAGAATGGGTTGGGCCAGACGATGCAGTCAACTACTCTATCACCGGTAATGTAGAATGTATAGGCTTACCAATCGAAGTGGTGAAACCTTCCCTTAAATGCGACGAAATCACTGTTGAGGATGAAGTCTTGATGATCAAAGTTGGGAGCGGCAACGGAACGGATGCTCGCCAACTCACCAAATTAATGAAGGCTTTGCAAGAATTGTCGGTTTCCCAAGGCGTCAAAACCCTATCCGTGTTCTATGGCGGAGGGAAAACTTTTCCGGTCATCCCATTGGCCGTACAACGACGAAAGAACGAAAGCTTAAACGGTGCCAATTGGTATGATCTCACGCTGGTTCCTTTTATTCTTCAACTTCCCTCCGGGCCCAGCGATTACAGTGACGCAATCAAGGGGCCCTAGGGGTGGGCGAGATTTAATGTTCTTCCAAAACATCTCCTGAGTATCGATTACAGTAGTTCCATGACCTAGCCGATCTACTTGCCAAGCTTGAGCGCCTTGCCACCAGTACTTCGCAACAAGGAACGGCCTATGAGCACATGATGCGCGCCTATCTTATGACGGACTCACTCTTTGCCGATCGGTTCGAGAAGATGTTCACCTGGATGGACTGGCCCGAGCGCCTGGCTGGAGAGCGAGACACCGGGATCGATCTGGTGGGAATCGAACGCGATGGTGGGGTGTGTGTGACCCAATGTAAGTTCGTTGCTGCAGGCACGACCATCGCCAAGCCAGCGATCGATTCGTTCTTGGCGGCATCATCGCGACAACCCCTCACTGCTCGCTTCGTTAACGAAGTGGATCGGGGAGAAGGGGGCTCTCCAGTGGCAACAGGTGGTCGATCGGTAATGATCAATCCTCCTGATACTAAACTCTTGGCGCTATCGGCTATCCTGGGTTCGAACCAGGATCCGAAGAGGTGTTTGTGTAAGGGTGGTTGGGAGATCTCGGTGAGCAAAAAACTCGACGATTCGCTGTTAGCACTCTAGCGCAGACGTTCTTGCGGTTCCGTATAAGAGGTAGTGATATGCAATATAGATCAAAGGTGGTTTTAGCGCTCGGTGCATGCGCACTACTTCTTGCGTCGTGCGGATCGTCAAACAATGTTACGAACGCTGGGAGCAATACAATGTTGGCGAGTTCCTGGGTTACCAAGAACGCATCTAACGGAGCCGCCATTCTCACCTGGACGATCACCGGCAGCAATGCGGTTGGATCACTTACTCTCACTTACCTGTCGTCTTCAGGCGATTTTGCCCATCACAACTCTGTCTCCTTTAGCGGCACGGTTTCTGGCAAGTCTGTCAACCTTAGCTTCGGAGGTACTAATATCGCAGGCACAGTCACCTCGACGCAACTATCCATTGCATTTCCACAGTCCGATGGGCAGATAAGCAACCTTAGACTAATCCCTGGAACTATGTCGACCTACAATAGTGAAGTAGCATCGATCAACAATGAGGCCAATACCAACGAGCGGAGCGCCCAGGCCGCTGCAGAGGCACAGCAACAGGAGCAAGCAGCCGCCGCAGAGGCACAGCAACAGGAGCAAGCAGCCGCTGCTCAGAACAGCAAAGAGAAGAAGGCTATTCAGAACGGCGCGAGTACGGTAAACAGTGATCTGTCGGGTTTACAGGGCGACGAATCGCAGTTATCTACTGACGTGGCTGATACTCAACAGGGACTCGGTTCTGAAAACACCGCGCTCTCTCAGACGAAAGCTTATTTAGCGACAACCCAATCAATGGTCAATCAATACGGCACCGGAAGCGGCAATGGGGTCTGCTACGAGGCAGAAGAAGACGTTGGATACGAGGCTAATGAGGACGTGGCTTACGATGCGACACAAGATGTCGGATACGATGCCACGCAAGACGTCCTTCCTGGCATCGCATCTGTACAGTCTGAGATCCAGCAGTTACAGAGCGATTTCAGTTTCCTTCAATCGGCAGAATCGGCACTACCAGACTATGTACCAAGTGGCACGCCGACGAGCAGCCAAGTTCAATCTGCTATTTCCGCAGCCAACACCGGTATCAACAGCGCAGTGTCTACGACAAACGGCTACATAGCTAAAGCAAATGCTTATGTCTCGATTGCCTACGGGTACGTCGATACCGCCTACCAGGTCGGAAACTGTGGTTCTCCGCCGTCACTGCCTGCGCCTGTACCAACAATCTCGGCGTCAGAGGCATCGAGTTCGTAACGAGCCTAGACCGAGGCGCCCTGTCCAAAAGTGCATTACCCCAGGTGACCAGCTTTTTTACGTGCCTGCTACAGCTGGGCACTCTCTTCACAGGTCCAGTAGACTGCATCAGAAGAGGGCTTCAGGGGGAACTCCGACCTTGACAGAAAGATTGTGTGCTGAGTGTTTTTAAGGTCAAAGACCGTGCAATATGGAGGTCCTTCCGGTATCATCTGGGTCCCTGATGGGACACTTTAAGCTCTTGAGGTCCTCTAACTAAGGTGGCACGGACAAAATTAGGTTTCGCTGACGATGGCCCGCCTTTCACTGGCGTATTGCTTCAACTTGACAGACAAAACGTTGTGCCAATTTGGCAATGACTGTGCCCTCCATCAGAGAACCAACAGATGTGGTGATTATAGATCACCTCAAAGAGCGCCGGGTAAATATGCGTGGCCTCAGAGGACGACAGCTTTGGGAATGGGCTAGCGTAACCCTGAGCGCTGCATTGGATCGAGATCTAATGAATAGTCTGCACTTGTCTTCAGCTCTGTTCTCAACCCAACTGCAACCCAACTTTCCCAATCATTTTTGGGCATGCCGGATCGCGCTCGGGCCTGGCTTTCTAAATTTACCAGATCTGAGCTGCCATAATGAATGCAACAGAGACAGATTGGCGACAGGTGAAAAAGCATGCACATAACTTCGGATCAGGCGGTTGGGAGTTCGAATCTCTCCGAGCGCGCCACAAACATCGAGCTCAGAAGTGAGTTTACCTCAGGATCTCAAGGGACGATTTGCACTTTTGTCGCGATGGGCCATGACCAGAGGCTCCATTACCTGGATCAAACCTGAAGGTCGGTGTCTTCGTTTCAAAGTAGGCCCCGATGCAGTGACCGGGAGAATCCGACAAGTGTGTGGTGCCATCCACGGTTGCCAGTGATACGGTGATCGCACTGCGTCAACCCGTTGATGAGGTTCAGTCGAGCTCCGAACGTATGTAACCACGTCTCAGCCGATAATGAGTGCATCCGGCGACCAATCTTCCAGGCAGATTAGCCACTTCTCAGGATGTTCCCTGGCTTCGGCATCACTCACCGAGGCTGACTGCGATATCACTGAGCCGCCGCCATAGCCGACGGTCATCTAAGGGGTGGAAGTCAAAGTGTCGGTAGAAATCTATGGCTTTCTCGTTGATGGCATCGACCACCACGGCCCTTGCGCCGAACTCTTTTCCACCCCTCACGCAGCGCCGGAGGGCATCGACGAGTAGATACCCCCCAAGGTGGTGACCCTGCTCGCCCCGATCAATCGCGAGACGAGCCAAGAGAACAACGGGTACTGGGTCGGGCATTCCTCGGTGAAGGCGAGAAGGGGCTGTAGAGTGAAGCACCGAACTCATCGCCAAGGCGTAATAGCCAACGACGACATTACCCCTACACAACACGTAGGTTGCTGCCGTACCTGCGGCGAATGCCACCTCGGCCGACCTGCGAAGCCAGCGGTCGAGGTCGGGCATTCCAGAGTCAAAACCATCCACGTTGTGGGAGGTCGAGAGTAGCTCAATTGGCTGCAGGGAGTCAGCCGTCACTGCGAGGGGATCGGACCTGGTTCTGAGGCATACCGTACGAGGGTGCGCATCGGCTCGGGCTCGGCATCAAGAGCGCCAAGAAACTTCTCGAAGGCATCTGCGTCGATAGCAATACGCCGTTTTCTCTCAAGCACCACGTCCGCACGCTCTGCTCCAGCAGCGAGAAGAAAGCCAGTCAGACTCTCCCCGTTCGCCTCAGCAGCGGCCCGCAGGCGAGCCTCTTGATCGGAATCGACTCTGAGATTGATCCTGCCTTTGTGCCTGTCCTCCACTGCGCTCATGCCTACAGTGTACTGATGGAGTACATACTCCTTGCCACCTCAGATACCTCGAAGTGAGATTTACCACAGCCACCCAAAGGCGGGGGACGATGAGTCAGGAGAAGGCATACCGGGGGCGATCTTCGGCGTGCGAATCTTGACCGCAGCACCTCCGAAACCAGGTTCACCATCACTCAGTGCTCTAGAAGCTCTGAATGGTCCAGAGCCCCATGACGAGGAAGTGAGAACCTAGGTGGCCAATGATGAGATATCGAGGTGCAGCCTCCCTGATTCTTAGGACTCATGGGGATCGCCGGGAAGCTCGGCCCCTGGCACACTGTGTGTCACGAGATTTTGCCTGAGCCTACTCATTCATGACAACGTATGATGAACATACCCTGTGGGGGCGCAATGATGCTCACAGATGACCATGGATGAATAGTGAATAGTCGAGGGTCGGCATAGATTTCCGAAATGAGCGCAGCTAGCACTTTGGGTGGGATCGTGACCTCGTGGCTAGCATTATTGCTACCGTTTCATCGCAGGCAGCCGTGCTATCGTCTTAGCCTTCTGGCCCTCAGCGATTGATTCTTCAAGCCGCGCGCACGCTGATACCGGGGCCTAGAGAGCACTCCGCTTGGAGCAAGAACCTATTATAAGCCTGGAGACTCTCTGTTGGTAGCTACAATAAGCCTTTGTAAGTAGCTACTGGGAGGTAGAACATGGAAGTTGGCGTTCGGGAACTGAAGAACAATCTCAGCCGCTATCTTGCGAAGGTTGGCAGCGGTGATGAGCTCATTGTCACCGATCGCGGTCGGGCAATAGCCAAGATTACCCCAATCGGAAGAGAGAGGACACTGGATTACCTGATCAGAGAAGGGATCGTGACACCGGCCACGGCCGTAAAGCAGAATGCCCCTACCAAACGGGTACGTCCGAGGCATGCGGTGAGCCCACTTATCACGGATCAGCGCAATTGATTGCCTATTTCGATACTTCTTCCCTTGTGCCACTCTTCGTTGAAGAATCAGGCTCTGAACGGGCCAGTCTCTTATGGGACCAAGCTGATCATGTCGCCGGGGTTCGGCTTCTTTACGCCGAATGCCGTGCAGCGCTGGCCATGGCTACCCGGCTTGGACGGTTGAGCACGAGGGCCTTACGCACGGCGGTGATTGATCTTGAAGTGCTCTATCAGCAGATTGACATCGTGGAAGTCTCCGACGATTTAGTCCGGCGTGCCGGAACCTTGTCCGAGATCCATTCCTTACGGGGTTACGATGCTGTCCACTTAGCTGCTGGGGAGACGTTCATAGGACAAGACGTTGTGTTCGTGGCTGGTGATGGGCCACTGTACGAGGCAGCCAAGAGCATGGGATTAGCCGTAGCCCGCACGTAGAGTGTTTCCTGACGCAAGCAACCCTGTCTGAGGGATTATGGTTTGCGGTCGAACATGCATCTGGTGGCAGCATGAGGACGTCTAGTGATCTGATCGAAACTATGGTGACGAGCGGTTTTAGCGCGTGGGCGTGCGAAAGCGCGGCGCCAGTGACGCTGTCGCGCTGGAATCGAGCTGTGAAAGCCTGAGCTTGCCTAGGCCAAGATCAGGCGTGCGGCGACACAATGGATATCCCGATGTATGTCTTTTATAAGCAAAAGTCTTGTATCTGTTGACGAAGAGTTACTCGCGAGAATCGACAATGCCGCAAGGTCTGCTGGTCTAACTAGAAGCGCCCATCTGTCTCGCTTGGCCGAACGTGATCTGGGTGATGTGTTCGGTCCTGAGGTCAACCGGCATGTCTAACGTGCAATCGCTGAGCTTCAGGAGCTGTTCAACACTCAGTCTTGTAGGGAGAGCACCATCGCGACGATTCGAAGTGACCGCGACACGCATTGAGAGATCTCGTCCTTGATACTTCAGTTGTGATCAGGTGGTTCGCCTACGAGCAGCCCGGATTGGAAGGCTCGTGAACAGCATAACGACTTTCATGCGGGCCAATTTTCGGTGGTTGTTGCTTCGCTATTTTTCTTGGGGGTGCTGAACGTCGCCGGAAGACGCTGGCAATGAGGCGGTGTTCCAGCTCGCCGAGGCTCTCGGTGACCTTGCCTTCGAGGTGGCCGAGCCAACGGTACAATCGGTGGCTCGCTGGGTGTCCTTGGGATTGACCGCTTACGACGCGGCCTACGTGGCGCTGGCTGAGGACCGGGGTCTCTGACTCGTGACCGACGATGAACAGATTATCGAAGTGGGTCCGGTAGTAAGTCGTGCACTGGTCCAAAGATACGATGCAGCGAGGTGTGGGGTGGTTGATCGCAAGGAATAGGAAGCCGGCTACCAAGGAGGTGGCTGCGCCGATGCGTACTATCTGCTTGACAGTCGTCATTTTGCCCTCGAAGAGCAGGCCGACCAGATTGCCTACCTCACGCCCAATTTCCTTGTTGCCAACCTTGGAGGTTTCTCAGCGGCGTAGCGAGCAGCGGGACTTCGTGGCGTCCACCTACGCCTAGGCAGTTGAGCACAAGAATTGTCATGGCAGTACATAGAGCGATACCAAACGGATTTACTACAGGAATCGCGGTCGTGCAAAAGCATGGACAGTCTTCCTCTCGGGAACGCGTAGAGATCATCGATGCCAGAGCAGGCCCGTGCTCGACGATCTTTCTTGCAATTCCCGATGGCCAAGCTCTAGGTGTTCATGGAGGACGCGGCCTTGAGTCGATGCCATCATGGACCGGATCGGTCATGGTCCTCGAGTGATTGAGCTCACTGGTGCATCGATGCGAAAGCTTGAAGTGAACCAAGGGGAGGAAAAATGACCGCGGAGAAGCACCGATCCCTAAAGAGTCTCAGGAGCGAGAAGGGCTGGGTTTCAAGAGATGGCCCAAACCAGTTTCAGGAGTTAGCATTGGCGGCCTTTCCGAGTTAGGAACGAGTGATTTGGGGGTGAAAGTGAACGCTCCTCGGGAGGCGACGACCGTGCCCCTAGCGTGGAAGAGTTTGCTTCGCTGTAGAGAGGGGCGACTTATTTTGAAGTTCTGGTCGGTGTTGGTCCAGTGATGCCCTGTCTCTGTACTGCGATGGTCGTTCGCGTTGGAGGTTATGATGTTTTGTCGGAGGGTGGTAGTATTGTTTCCGTTCCTTCCTGTTGGTGGTGAAATCTTCGAACAACTGACAGGAAGCGGCTACGCCATAGGCAGAAGGGGGAGCTGTTGTCGAGATGAAGAGGCGATCGGAATTATCTATGCCGCATTCGGTGGTGTTTGCGTTCATTGCAGTGGCGTGCGGTTTGCTAGTTGTTTCACTGGCACAAATGGGCACAGCGGCAAGCGATGTAGCGGTGGCAGTGCTCATCCTTGCTGCACTAGTGTCGCTCGGTTTTGCGGGGTCTCGGCTTCGGTCCACACCCGATCACCCTCGGCGATGAGTGAACCGGGCTACTTGTAGCACCGCTCGTGGCGATACCGAGGTAGTCGTTGCTGCTGTCAATTGTGGGTGCCAACCAGGTACCCTAAATGGGTAATCGACGTTGGGAGGGGCGATGGATGCAAGCGGCCGTATTGGGTGATCCGTTCTCGTCATGTGGTAGATCACTGCTAATGTTTGGCGACGAGTGAAGAGCATTGGGTAGTACGGTCTTTCGGATCCGGTTCGGAGGGGTACCTCTCGATGAACTGGCATGTCGGAAGGTCGCTATCAGCTGGTGGCTAGACAGTGTGTCTAAAGATCGGCCAGCTATCGGGTGCCCGCTAAATCGAGGTTAGGTCTTCAGCTAGAGGCTCGGTAAGCACCACGACTTGTGGCTTACACCAGCGAGATCCATGTCGCAGTTGGTGCGGCGGCAGTATGACGAACCTTGATGATTCCGGACAGCGCGTGAGAAGCGGATACCTGGTAGTGCGACAGTCGCGTTTCCTACCCATGGCGATCTTTGATTCGATCTAGAGCTAGTAGTGGGTAGGTTGCCCTGGGTACTTGGAGAGGAGTCATGGCTAAGGCAGTCGGTGAGGTTGCGGCGTTGGGTTGGATTACTCCTCGATCTCAAGGATCCAGGTATCATTGAGGGGAGTCGATGACCAGCGGTGTTCGCTGCCACCAAAAAGTACAACCTGGCCATTCATCTCGTCAAAGGTCATCGCTGCTGCACATCTTGGCGAGGGGGCGGACGCAGTCTGTACCCTCACCCAAGCTTTTCCATCAAAGACCCAGGTGTCGTTCAAACTCACCAAACTGCCATTGTCGTGACGGCCAGTTCCACCGAAGAGTACGCAGTGCCCAACGATTGAATCATAGGCCAAGGTCGGCTGCGTCCGTGGTGAAGGGGCTGTCGGAGTCCGCACCTCCTCCCATTCCTTCCCATCAAAGACCCAGGTGTCGTTGAGGCGGCGATCATCTACGCCTAGCTGCTGATCACCTTGTCCACCAAAGAGCACGACCCCGCTACTCCTGGGATGTGGTGCCATCGTTGCAAAGTTGCGAGCAGGTGGTCGCAACTGTGGAACCCGCTTTTCCCACACGCTGCCATCAAAAACCCAGGTCTCATCGACGAGGGGTTTTAACCCCGGTTCCTTGGGCCAAATTACTCCGATCAGCGTCTTTGGCCCAGCCCTCAATCCGCCAAAGGCCACCACCAAATCAGACCCAGGGTCGGTCGTTAACGCTTGCTGAGCGTAACTGGGATACTGTGAGGGTCGCACCTCCTCCCATTCCTTCCCATCAAAGACCCAGGTGTCGTGGAGATTGCTCATGCTGATGCCCTTATGGGGAGCATCACCACCTGTAGGTTGTGATCGAATACCGTTCAACAACACCAAGTGAGATCCCCGAGGCGAACAGGCCATGGGAGACGAGTGACGAGGAGAGGGTCGCCTCCTCGGATTGAGTTCTCTCCAGTTCGTTCCGTCAAAGCTCCAGGTGTCATTGAGCCCATGCCCACCAGCGAGACCGCCGAAGAGGATGACGCTCTGACTGTTGTGGTCATAGGCGAACGAAGCCCCAGAACGTGGCGGTGGAGCCGTGGCAGTATTGATGTTGATCCAGCTTGCTCTCATGATAGTATCTCCTTGATCGCTCCCTTTGTTGAGCAGTCATCCTATGCGACTTGAACCAAAGTAATTGTCGCGATAAAGCGATCCGACGTTGTGTTGTAGATCTATGCTCCCAAAGCATAGGGAGAGCAAGAGACTCTTTATCTGTACTTTGTTTGATCTCAATAATTGCCTTGATGGTAATTGATTCCCGAGATCGATGTCCGTTTGGGTGGACCGAGTGATGTGAGCTTGAGCCCATACCTGCCACGTTGTCTGTTCTACGATAGTGTGTTGCTATTGCTGTGGTGGTCTACGAGTGGGATGCTCCGTCTTGGTTTGACTGGGCGCAGCAGACATCTCTTTCGTAATCGGGAGAAACTTTCGATAGAAAATATAGCCAGGTGGTAAGCCGATGAGGAGGTTCATAATCCGATAGACCGTGGTCACCGCTACCGCGAGCGCAAAGGGGACCCCTAAGGCAATCAAGGTGCCTGCCATACCTAGCTCGAAAACGCCAGTGCTGATGATGACACCGCCAAAGATGCTGACAATATTAGCGAAAAGATAGGCCATGACTGCGGTGCCAGGGTTCACGGTTTTCCCAAAGGCGAGGAATGCCATGTAAAAGGTCAATATTTCAACGACAATATAGAGAATTGACCATCCGAATGGCTGTAGCATCCGACGCTTGTTGTTGGTCATCGCACGATAACCGACGTAGAACTGATCGACGAAGTTGGTTACCTTATCTTCTTTGAGGGATTTGAAGAATCGCTGTAAGAAATGCATGG from the Ferrimicrobium sp. genome contains:
- a CDS encoding GNAT family N-acetyltransferase, translated to MTADSLQPIELLSTSHNVDGFDSGMPDLDRWLRRSAEVAFAAGTAATYVLCRGNVVVGYYALAMSSVLHSTAPSRLHRGMPDPVPVVLLARLAIDRGEQGHHLGGYLLVDALRRCVRGGKEFGARAVVVDAINEKAIDFYRHFDFHPLDDRRLWRRLSDIAVSLGE
- a CDS encoding DUF1778 domain-containing protein; translation: MSAVEDRHKGRINLRVDSDQEARLRAAAEANGESLTGFLLAAGAERADVVLERKRRIAIDADAFEKFLGALDAEPEPMRTLVRYASEPGPIPSQ
- a CDS encoding type II toxin-antitoxin system Phd/YefM family antitoxin → MEVGVRELKNNLSRYLAKVGSGDELIVTDRGRAIAKITPIGRERTLDYLIREGIVTPATAVKQNAPTKRVRPRHAVSPLITDQRN
- a CDS encoding type II toxin-antitoxin system VapC family toxin gives rise to the protein MIAYFDTSSLVPLFVEESGSERASLLWDQADHVAGVRLLYAECRAALAMATRLGRLSTRALRTAVIDLEVLYQQIDIVEVSDDLVRRAGTLSEIHSLRGYDAVHLAAGETFIGQDVVFVAGDGPLYEAAKSMGLAVART
- a CDS encoding ribbon-helix-helix protein, CopG family, encoding MSFISKSLVSVDEELLARIDNAARSAGLTRSAHLSRLAERDLGDVFGPEVNRHV
- a CDS encoding kelch repeat-containing protein, producing the protein MRASWININTATAPPPRSGASFAYDHNSQSVILFGGLAGGHGLNDTWSFDGTNWRELNPRRRPSPRHSSPMACSPRGSHLVLLNGIRSQPTGGDAPHKGISMSNLHDTWVFDGKEWEEVRPSQYPSYAQQALTTDPGSDLVVAFGGLRAGPKTLIGVIWPKEPGLKPLVDETWVFDGSVWEKRVPQLRPPARNFATMAPHPRSSGVVLFGGQGDQQLGVDDRRLNDTWVFDGKEWEEVRTPTAPSPRTQPTLAYDSIVGHCVLFGGTGRHDNGSLVSLNDTWVFDGKAWVRVQTASAPSPRCAAAMTFDEMNGQVVLFGGSEHRWSSTPLNDTWILEIEE